One window of Candidatus Mycobacterium wuenschmannii genomic DNA carries:
- a CDS encoding PLP-dependent aminotransferase family protein yields the protein MVSYGSFSSLGRDDLEAVHARHQEDYTELQAKKLALDLTRGKPCSEQLDLSNALLSLPGSDFRDGDGTDTRNYGGGHGLPELRAIFGELLGIPVQNLIAGNNASLELMHDVVVFSMLHGGVDSPRPWVQEDGIKFLCPVPGYDRHFAITETLGIEMIPVPMLEDGPDVDLIEELVAVDPAIKGLWAVPVFANPTGLSYSWETVRRLVQMRTAANDFRLFWDNAYAVHTLTLDFPQPIDVLGLAAAAGNPNRPYVFASTSKITFAGAGVSFFGSSLGNIAWYLQYAGKKSIGPDKVNQLRHLRFFGDADGVRLQMLRHQQLLAPKFALALEILDQRLGESKIASWNEPEGGYFISLDVLPGTAKRTVALAKDAGIAVTEAGASFPYRKDPDDKNIRIAPTFPPEADLRDAINGLATCALLSATESLLKQA from the coding sequence ATGGTGTCGTACGGCTCGTTCAGTTCCCTAGGCCGTGACGACCTCGAGGCAGTACACGCCCGCCATCAAGAGGATTACACCGAGCTGCAGGCCAAGAAGCTGGCGCTGGACCTCACCCGCGGCAAGCCCTGCAGCGAACAACTCGACCTGTCCAACGCGCTGCTGAGCCTGCCCGGCAGCGACTTCCGCGACGGCGACGGCACCGACACCCGCAACTACGGTGGTGGCCACGGCCTGCCCGAACTGCGGGCCATCTTCGGCGAACTGCTCGGCATCCCGGTGCAGAACCTGATCGCCGGCAACAACGCCAGCCTCGAGCTGATGCACGACGTGGTCGTCTTCTCGATGCTCCACGGCGGCGTCGACTCGCCGCGCCCCTGGGTGCAGGAGGACGGCATCAAGTTCCTGTGCCCGGTGCCCGGCTACGACCGGCACTTCGCGATCACCGAAACCCTCGGCATCGAGATGATCCCGGTCCCGATGCTCGAGGATGGCCCGGACGTCGACCTGATCGAGGAACTCGTCGCCGTCGACCCGGCCATCAAAGGGTTGTGGGCGGTGCCGGTGTTCGCCAACCCGACCGGGCTGAGCTACTCGTGGGAGACGGTTCGCCGCCTCGTCCAAATGCGTACGGCCGCAAACGATTTCCGGCTGTTCTGGGACAACGCCTACGCGGTCCACACTCTGACGCTGGACTTCCCGCAACCGATCGACGTGCTCGGTCTGGCCGCTGCGGCGGGCAACCCGAACCGGCCGTACGTCTTCGCGTCGACGTCGAAGATCACCTTCGCCGGCGCGGGCGTCAGCTTCTTCGGCAGCTCGCTGGGCAACATCGCCTGGTATCTGCAGTACGCGGGGAAGAAGTCGATCGGCCCGGACAAGGTCAACCAGCTTCGGCACCTGCGCTTCTTCGGCGACGCCGACGGTGTGCGGCTGCAGATGCTGCGCCACCAGCAGCTGCTGGCGCCGAAATTCGCTCTGGCACTGGAGATTCTGGACCAGCGACTGGGCGAGTCCAAGATCGCGTCGTGGAACGAGCCCGAGGGCGGCTACTTCATCAGCCTCGACGTGTTGCCCGGTACGGCCAAGCGCACGGTGGCGTTGGCCAAGGACGCGGGCATCGCGGTGACCGAGGCGGGGGCGTCGTTCCCGTACCGGAAAGACCCGGACGACAAGAACATCCGCATCGCACCGACGTTCCCGCCCGAGGCGGATCTGCGCGACGCGATCAACGGCCTGGCCACCTGCGCGTTGCTGTCGGCGACCGAGTCGCTGCTGAAGCAGGCCTAA